The Populus alba chromosome 6, ASM523922v2, whole genome shotgun sequence genome contains a region encoding:
- the LOC118030660 gene encoding uncharacterized protein, translating into MSELTILFLRTSTLLCVLVLLSLPFKVISQDANTEKTILLNLQKQLGNPSSIQSWNTSSSPCNWTGVTCGDDGSVSGLHLGDKNITKTIPATVCDLKNLTFLDMNLNHIPGGFPKVLYNCTKLQYLDLSQNFFVGPIPDDIDKLSGLRYIDLGDNNFTGSIPPQIANLTGLQTLRLFGNQFNGTFPKEIGKLSNLEELELAYNEFVPSSIPVEFGQLKKLRYLRMKQANLIGEIPESLTSLSSLEHLDLAINDLEGKIPDGLFSLKNLTNLYLFQNKLSGEIPQRVETLNLVEIDLSMNQLNGSIPEDFGELKKLQLLSLFDNHLSGEVPPSIGLLPALTAFKVFSNSLSGALPPKMGLYSKLEEFDVSTNQFSGQLPETLCAGGVLQGAVAFENNLSGRVPRSLGNCNSLHTIQLYSNSFSGEVPAGVWTASNMTYLMLSDNSFSGGLPSKLSWNLSRLELSNNRFSGPIPPGISSWVNVVDFKASNNHLSGEIPVEITSLPHLSNLLLDGNQFSGQLPSKIISWKSLTSLNLSRNALSGQIPKEIGSLPGLQYLDLSQNHFSGEIPLEFDQLKLLLLNLSSNHLSGKIPDQFDNLAYDNSFLNNSNLCAVNPVLNFPNCYAKLRDSKKMPSKTLALILVLTVTIFLVTMIVTFFMVRDYQRKKAKRDLAGWKLTSFQRLDFTEANILASLTENNLIGSGGSGKVYRVAINRAGDCVAVKRILNNEKMDHNLEKEFLAEVQILGTIRHANIVKLLCCISSESSKLLVYEFMENQSLDRWLHGRKRSSSMGTSSVHNSVLDWPTRFQIAIGAARGLSYMHHDCSTPIIHRDVKSSNILLDSELKARIADFGLARILAKQGEVHTMSVVAGSFGYMAPEYAYTTRVNEKIDVYSFGVVLLELATGREPNSGDEHTSLAEWAWQQFGQGKPVVDCLDQEITEPCFLQEMTTVFNLGLICTHSMPSTRPSMKDVLEILRRGSADSNGEKKTGAELDVVPFL; encoded by the exons ATGTCCGAATTAACCATCCTATTTCTCAGAACTTCAACCCTCCTCTGCGTTCTAGTCCTACTTTCCCTGCCCTTCAAAGTAATTTCCCAAGATGCCAACACTGAAAAAACTATCCTTCTAAACCTGCAAAAACAACTTGGCAATCCATCGTCCATTCAGTCCTGGAACACATCATCCTCACCGTGTAATTGGACAGGGGTAACCTGTGGAGACGATGGCTCGGTGTCTGGACTTCACCTAGGAGATAAAAACATCACAAAAACAATCCCAGCAACAGTTTGTGACCTGAAAAACCTGACATTTCTCGACATGAATTTGAACCACATTCCAGGAGGATTTCCAAAAGTTCTGTACAATTGCACAAAGCTTCAGTACTTGGACCTGTCACAGAATTTTTTTGTCGGTCCAATACCTGATGATATTGATAAATTATCAGGTCTCAGGTATATAGACCTCGGAGATAATAACTTCACAGGCAGTATTCCACCACAGATAGCGAACCTGACAGGGTTGCAGACATTGCGTCTGTTTGGGAATCAGTTCAACGGAACGTTTCCTAAGGAGATTGGTAAGCTTTCCAATCTTGAAGAGCTGGAATTGGCGTATAATGAGTTTGTGCCCTCTTCAATTCCCGTGGAGTTCGGTCAGCTAAAGAAGTTGAGGTATTTGAGGATGAAACAAGCGAATTTGATTGGTGAAATACCGGAGAGCTTGACCAGTCTTTCAAGTCTTGAGCACTTGGATTTAGCTATAAACGATTTGGAAGGTAAGATTCCTGATGGGTTGTTTTCGTTGAAGAATTTGACTAATTTGTATCTCTTCCAGAATAAGTTGTCTGGTGAGATACCTCAGAGAGTCGAAACGTTGAATTTGGTGGAGATTGATCTTTCAATGAACCAATTAAATGGTTCGATTCCAGAAGATTTTGGCGAGTTGAAGAAATTGCAACTTCTGAGTCTGTTTGACAATCACTTGTCCGGTGAGGTACCACCAAGTATAGGCCTTCTTCCTGCACTGACAGCATTTAAGGTTTTTAGCAACAGCTTGAGTGGAGCCTTGCCACCTAAAATGGGCCTTTATTCAAAACTTGAAGAATTTGATGTTTCAACCAATCAATTCAGTGGCCAACTGCCTGAGACTTTATGTGCTGGAGGTGTCTTGCAGggtgcagttgcctttgaaaacAATCTCTCTGGGCGGGTTCCTCGATCTCTTGGAAACTGCAATAGTTTGCACACGATTCAACTTTACAGCAACAGCTTTTCAGGTGAGGTACCTGCAGGTGTTTGGACAGCCTCCAATATGACTTACTTGATGTTAAGTGACAATTCCTTTTCGGGGGGACTTCCGAGCAAGCTGTCATGGAATTTGTCAAGGTTGGAACTCAGCAACAACAGATTTTCTGGTCCGATTCCTCCTGGAATCTCTAGCTGGGTGAACGTGGTTGATTTCAAGGCGAGCAACAATCATCTTTCTGGTGAAATTCCTGTGGAAATAACGAGTCTGCCTCACCTTTCAAATCTTCTGCTTGATGGAAATCAATTTTCAGGTCAACTCCCATCCAAGATAATATCCTGGAAGTCATTGACTAGTTTAAATCTCTCAAGAAATGCACTTTCTGGCCAGATCCCAAAGGAGATTGGGTCTTTACCTGGCCTGCAGTATTTAGATTTGTCTCAAAACCATTTTTCTGGTGAAATCCCTCTTGAATTTGACCAGTTGAAACTTCTTCTTCTCAACTTGTCCTCCAATCATCTATCTGGGAAAATCCCTGATCAGTTTGATAACCTTGCCTATGATAACAGCTTCCTGAACAATTCTAATCTCTGTGCTGTTAATCCAGTTCTAAACTTTCCAAATTGCTATGCTAAACTTCGCGACTCTAAAAAAATGCCCTCTAAAACTCTTGCCTTGATTCTGGTTCTTACTGTGACCATTTTTCTAGTCACTATGATAGTCACCTTTTTTATGGTTAGGGACTACCAAAGAAAGAAGGCAAAACGTGATCTGGCAGGATGGAAGCTGACCTCATTCCAGAGATTGGACTTCACAGAAGCAAACATTTTGGCAAGTTTGACAGaaaataatctgattggaaGTGGAGGATCGGGAAAGGTATACCGGGTGGCCATAAACCGTGCAGGTGACTGCGTTGCTGTCAAGAGGATtttgaataatgaaaaaatgGATCACAATCTTGAAAAGGAATTTTTGGCAGAGGTTCAGATACTGGGAACAATTAGGCATGCAAACATAGTTAAATTATTGTGCTGTATTTCAAGTGAGAGCTCAAAGCTTCTTGTTTATGAGTTCATGGAGAACCAAAGCCTTGATAGGTGGCTTCATGGGAGGAAGAGAAGTTCATCGATGGGAACAAGTTCAGTCCATAATTCTGTCTTGGATTGGCCCACAAGGTTCCAGATTGCCATTGGAGCTGCACGAGGCCTAAGCTACATGCATCATGATTGCTCCACTCCTATCATTCATCGAGACGTGAAGTCTAGTAATATCTTGTTGGATTCTGAATTGAAGGCAAGAATAGCAGATTTTGGACTGGCCAGAATATTGGCTAAGCAAGGAGAGGTTCATACCATGTCTGTTGTAGCAGGTTCTTTCGGTTATATGGCCCCTG AGTATGCCTATACGACAAGGGTGAATGAAAAGATAGATGTCTATAGCTTTGGAGTTGTACTCCTGGAATTGGCGACTGGAAGAGAACCTAATAGTGGAGATGAGCATACCAGCCTTGCAGAGTGGGCATGGCAGCAGTTTGGACAGGGAAAGCCTGTTGTTGATTGCCTTGACCAGGAGATTACGGAACCATGTTTCTTGCAAGAAATGACCACTGTATTCAACCTAGGACTCATTTGCACGCACTCCATGCCATCCACCAGACCTTCTATGAAGGATGTTTTGGAG